DNA from Halobaculum sp. XH14:
GCGGAGTTCGACGTTATCGAGCCGACTCCGGATCGTTTCCCCACCCGAGCGGAACGCGAGGACGCTCGCGTTGTATCGTTCACGGAACGAGGAGGTCGTGAGCGTCTCGCCGAGGAGAGAGGAGCCGGACTGGATGACGATCTCGACGAGCGCCTGTGCGTCTCCCCCGGGTTCGAGTTCCGAGTCGGTGGGTGGCGTGCCGACGAGGTTGAGCCCAGTGAGTTCGCGGAGGGACCCGAGCGTCTCGCGGTCGGTTCGGATCGTGAGGACGTCGCCGGCGCGAATGCGCTTGCTTCCGATCCCTTCGAAGTACGTCTCCCCGTCACGGAGGATCTGCATGATGTCCGCGTCGAATCGGGATTCGTCGATAGCGTCTCCGACCGTTTTTCCGACGATGGCGGCGTCCTCGCGGACGACGACTTCCGTAACGTAGTTCTGGAGTTCGTACTCCTCGATGTAGTCATCCCGGGCGGGGACGCGTTCGGGGAGCAGTCGATGGCCGACCGTCATGAGGTAGAGGGACCCGATGACGAGCACGATGACGCCGAGGGCGGTGAAGGTGAACATCGAGAACGATCGACCGATGAGTCGTTCGGAGACGCTGGAGGCGAGAAGATTCGTGGACGTTCCGATAAGCGTGAGCATCCCGCCGAACATGGATGCGAACGAGAGCGGGATGAGCAGCTTGGAGGGGGAGGTGTTCCCCTTGTGGGCGAGATCGGAGATGATGGGGACGAGGATCGCGACGACCGGTGTGTTGTTGATGAACCCCGAGACCGGGCCGGCGACAGCGATCGTCGCACCGAGTTGCTTGCGCTGGCTGTTCCCGGCGAACGCCGCCATCTTCCGGCCGATGATCTGGACGATACCGGTCTTACTGATGCCGGTGCTGAGGATGAGCATCGCGAGCACGGCGATGGTCGCAGTGCTGGAGAAACCGGAGATCCCCTCCGTGACGGAAACGTTCGTCCACGGCGAGAGGAGGGTGAGCACGACGATGATGAATATCGCCGTGATGTCGATCGGGAGAAGTTCCGTGACGAAGAGGAAAAGCGCCAAGAGGACGACACCAAACACGACGAGCATGTCCGTCGTGACCGGCGGGATCGTCCCGGCCTGCGCTTGAAGCAAGGTGAGACTCATAATTCGGGTTTCAGACATCCATTCATACGGTAGCTATGGGGGTCATATTTATAGGATATAGCAGTCGTACTGATATGATTATTGGATATCCGGCCGTACTTTCGCCACTCTCCCGTGACCCCGACTCTGGCCGTCATACACGACCGCAACCACGCCACGGACTTCGCTCTCAGTGAGGTCAACAGCTCTGTTGAGGGCTTCAACAGCTCATAACTGATACAGCTCTGAATTGTCTCACTACATTCAGTCATATTCTCGGGTGTTTGCTGCATACAGAGAGTGGATTCAGCAGAGAGATACCTACAGACGAAGTATATCTCAGCACAGGCGGTCCAATTTTCGAGTTGAGTGTGTTGGGCCGTTGTGCTATCGGCCGATGAGTCCCAGTACCCGTCTGCGAACGTCCTCGGCTGAGTCATATATCTGGTCATCAGTTGAAGAGAGTACGTCCGCCAGGGATTGCTTGCCGCCCTGCGTTTCAAGTTCATACTCGCCATAGGCCTCAACCAACTCATTTGTCGTGGCTGGATAGTCGTGAGATTTGAGCGCTTCATCAAGATCATCAAGCCGCTCACCAGGGTCGCCGCGCATCGGCTCTTCTTCATCGGCACGGGTCCGTGCCTCCTCTTGCATCCGCTCTCGCTGGCGCTCCTCTTCACGATCCGCTTGCTCATCTCGGCCCTGTTTATCATCTGCCATATGCCGCGGTAGGAGAGCCAGGCGGATAACAGTAGGGCTGAGGAGTCATAGAACAGTTACCACACCAAAGAGCAGGGTGAACGCTAAGGTAGAATGAGTTCAGCGACTCTGCAAGATGATCCTCCGGAAGGACGTCGAGGACGTCATCGAGGAGCCGGTGAGTCCCGCCAGCCGTCGGCGTTTCTGCGGTCGCTCGTGAAACT
Protein-coding regions in this window:
- a CDS encoding SLC13 family permease, which codes for MSLTLLQAQAGTIPPVTTDMLVVFGVVLLALFLFVTELLPIDITAIFIIVVLTLLSPWTNVSVTEGISGFSSTATIAVLAMLILSTGISKTGIVQIIGRKMAAFAGNSQRKQLGATIAVAGPVSGFINNTPVVAILVPIISDLAHKGNTSPSKLLIPLSFASMFGGMLTLIGTSTNLLASSVSERLIGRSFSMFTFTALGVIVLVIGSLYLMTVGHRLLPERVPARDDYIEEYELQNYVTEVVVREDAAIVGKTVGDAIDESRFDADIMQILRDGETYFEGIGSKRIRAGDVLTIRTDRETLGSLRELTGLNLVGTPPTDSELEPGGDAQALVEIVIQSGSSLLGETLTTSSFRERYNASVLAFRSGGETIRSRLDNVELRVGDTLLVQAPSDSIDRLSSNPDFIVAHESETADYRTEKIPWAIGIIVAVVGLVGIPWDTVASITGVGAFAAIDLTIVQTALAGVVTMVATGVIKPGEIYDGVDWSVILLLAGVIPLGIALEQSGAATYIGSIIALTGTFLPVMGVLWVFYIATGLITSVISNNASVVLMIPVAVTTAQEVGGNPFAFILAVTFAASTAFITPVGYQTNLFVYGPGGYKFTDYARVGAPLQLLLSVVTVLGIAFFWGLT
- a CDS encoding DUF5789 family protein; the protein is MADDKQGRDEQADREEERQRERMQEEARTRADEEEPMRGDPGERLDDLDEALKSHDYPATTNELVEAYGEYELETQGGKQSLADVLSSTDDQIYDSAEDVRRRVLGLIGR